The Acinetobacter sp. WCHA45 DNA window GCACCAATTGCGAGAATTAAAGAGAAACCTAACAATAAACCTGAAATATATGTAGAAACCAAAACTTAGCCTTTTTGCACTAAGTAACGATATTCGGTATGACTATTTGCACCAAGGCTTTCTTCTTTAAGCAGTAACTCATGCCCAAGATGCATACAAAATTTTGGAATATCCCATGAGGTGGAAGGGTCTGTGGCAAGTACCTCAACAATATCACCTGATTTTGCTTTACGAATCGCTTGATGCAACATCATGACTGGCTCAGGGCAACGCAAGCCTCTGGTATTCAGTTGAACCGTAGGAAGTTGAGGTTGTTCAGACATCATCATACTCATATATTTTAAGATTCACATTTTAACATAAAGTAAGTCGATAAAAATCATCAACA harbors:
- the tusA gene encoding sulfurtransferase TusA, coding for MSEQPQLPTVQLNTRGLRCPEPVMMLHQAIRKAKSGDIVEVLATDPSTSWDIPKFCMHLGHELLLKEESLGANSHTEYRYLVQKG